In Streptomyces durocortorensis, a genomic segment contains:
- a CDS encoding acetoin utilization protein AcuC has protein sequence MSGRTQLMWDDAVTGYDFGESHPMDPVRLALTMGLVRAYGLDEAVDLRSAKPVGDSTLRLVHRQDYVAAVRAASANPRAADQDYGLGTVDDPAFAGMHEASALIAGLSVGAAEAVWRGECAHAVNFTGGLHHAMPGSAAGFCVYNDPALAIARLLELGAERVAYVDVDVHHGDGVQAAFWEDPRVLTISLHEHPRTLFPQTGWSEETGAGAGEGSAVNLPLPAGTGDAGWLRAFHSVVPELIADFRPQVLVTQHGADTHFEDPLAHLAVSLDAQRAVMESCHELAHSYADGRWVALGGGGYAVVDVVPRSWTHLVGIAAHAPVDPESVVPASWRDLVYARTRQLGPGRMTDGRTPSWKSWEDGYDPADRLDQAVLATRKAAFPLRGLLA, from the coding sequence ATGAGCGGCCGCACACAGCTGATGTGGGATGACGCAGTTACGGGATACGACTTCGGGGAGAGCCACCCCATGGACCCGGTCCGGCTGGCCCTGACGATGGGGCTGGTGCGGGCGTACGGGCTGGACGAGGCGGTGGATCTGCGATCGGCGAAGCCCGTGGGGGACTCCACCCTGCGGCTCGTGCACCGGCAGGACTACGTGGCTGCGGTGCGGGCCGCCTCCGCGAATCCACGGGCCGCCGACCAGGACTACGGGCTCGGGACCGTCGACGATCCGGCGTTCGCGGGGATGCACGAGGCGTCCGCGCTGATCGCCGGGCTCTCCGTGGGGGCCGCCGAGGCGGTGTGGCGGGGCGAGTGCGCGCACGCGGTGAACTTCACCGGGGGACTGCACCACGCCATGCCCGGGTCGGCCGCCGGGTTCTGCGTCTACAACGACCCGGCCCTCGCCATCGCCCGGCTGCTGGAACTGGGCGCGGAGAGGGTCGCGTACGTCGATGTGGACGTCCACCACGGGGACGGGGTGCAGGCCGCGTTCTGGGAGGACCCCCGGGTTCTGACCATCTCGCTGCACGAGCACCCCAGGACCCTGTTTCCGCAGACCGGGTGGTCGGAGGAGACCGGGGCCGGGGCGGGGGAGGGCAGTGCCGTCAATCTGCCGCTGCCCGCCGGGACCGGGGACGCTGGGTGGCTGCGGGCGTTCCACTCCGTCGTGCCGGAGCTGATCGCCGATTTCCGGCCGCAGGTGCTCGTGACCCAGCACGGGGCCGATACGCACTTCGAGGACCCGCTCGCCCACCTCGCCGTCTCCCTGGACGCGCAGCGGGCCGTGATGGAGTCCTGCCACGAGCTGGCCCACAGCTACGCGGACGGGCGCTGGGTGGCGCTCGGCGGGGGCGGGTACGCGGTGGTGGATGTCGTACCGAGGTCGTGGACGCATCTGGTGGGCATCGCCGCGCATGCGCCCGTCGACCCCGAGTCCGTGGTCCCGGCCTCCTGGCGGGATCTGGTCTATGCCCGTACACGGCAGCTGGGCCCGGGGCGGATGACGGATGGACGTACACCGTCCTGGAAGTCCTGGGAGGACGGCTACGACCCGGCGGACCGGCTGGACCAGGCCGTGCTGGCCACCCGGAAGGCGGCGTTCCCGCTGCGGGGGCTGCTGGCCTGA
- a CDS encoding MFS transporter — MTDAGLRHGRASLGLSFGVQGVAFALLVTRIPAIQDQYGISDGLLPAFLAAVPVLAGVGSVATGKLVARVRPGAVLRWAQPLVLLALLGVGAGREVWQVAVALGVFGLAVGALDASMNMLGVSLQRAYGRSIMLGFHAAFSLGGIVGASLAWAGARWDLPLLVSYLPVVAVLLPAALVGSRWYTEGKAPEPSGGVPGGPGGAVSFKLLLPLCLVMGFAYIGDSTVSNWSAKYLQDVLGSSEQLATVPYNLYMVTTLLGRAVGDLGVRRFGAVAVVRGGSLLAAGGFAVVAVAPGAWVGMLGFTMLGLGLCVIVPQTFAAAGRMFPGNSDEAVARINIFNYVGFLVGSPLVGVLGDAWSYRGAMLVPMVLVLVTLVYARSFGPEPARYGGGHERPHTADVG, encoded by the coding sequence ATGACTGATGCGGGCTTGCGGCACGGCAGGGCCTCCCTGGGGCTGAGCTTCGGCGTTCAAGGCGTCGCCTTCGCTCTCCTGGTGACGCGCATCCCCGCCATTCAGGACCAGTACGGGATATCCGACGGGCTGCTGCCCGCCTTCCTCGCTGCCGTCCCCGTTCTGGCGGGGGTCGGCAGCGTGGCCACCGGGAAGCTGGTGGCGCGGGTGCGGCCCGGTGCCGTGCTGCGGTGGGCCCAGCCCCTCGTCCTGCTCGCCCTGCTCGGGGTGGGCGCGGGGCGGGAAGTGTGGCAGGTCGCCGTCGCGCTCGGCGTTTTCGGACTGGCCGTCGGGGCGTTGGACGCCTCGATGAACATGCTGGGCGTCAGCCTTCAGCGGGCGTACGGGCGCAGCATCATGCTCGGCTTCCACGCCGCGTTCAGCCTCGGCGGGATCGTGGGGGCGTCCCTGGCGTGGGCCGGGGCGCGCTGGGATCTGCCGTTGCTCGTGTCGTACCTGCCTGTCGTGGCGGTGCTGTTGCCCGCCGCGCTGGTCGGGAGCCGTTGGTACACGGAGGGGAAGGCACCCGAGCCGTCCGGTGGCGTTCCCGGCGGTCCGGGTGGGGCGGTTTCGTTCAAGCTGCTGTTGCCCCTGTGTCTCGTGATGGGCTTCGCGTACATCGGTGACTCGACCGTCTCCAACTGGAGTGCCAAGTACCTTCAGGACGTGCTCGGCAGCTCGGAGCAGCTGGCGACCGTTCCGTACAACCTCTACATGGTGACGACGCTGTTGGGGCGGGCCGTCGGGGATCTCGGAGTGCGGAGGTTCGGGGCGGTGGCCGTGGTGCGGGGCGGGAGTCTGCTGGCGGCCGGGGGGTTCGCGGTCGTGGCGGTGGCGCCGGGGGCCTGGGTGGGGATGCTCGGGTTCACGATGCTCGGGCTCGGGCTGTGTGTGATCGTGCCGCAGACCTTCGCGGCGGCCGGGCGGATGTTCCCGGGGAACAGCGATGAGGCCGTGGCCCGGATCAATATCTTCAACTATGTGGGGTTCCTGGTGGGTTCGCCGCTGGTGGGTGTTCTGGGGGATGCGTGGAGCTATCGGGGCGCCATGCTCGTACCGATGGTTCTGGTGCTGGTGACGCTGGTGTATGCCCGCTCGTTCGGGCCGGAGCCCGCCCGATACGGTGGCGGGCATGAGCGGCCGCACACAGCTGATGTGGGATGA
- a CDS encoding HAD family hydrolase produces the protein MRYELVIFDNDGVLVDSEPIANTILSGYLTELGHPTSYEESLRDYMGSAVHRVHDLVEERTGKKLPADFDTTLNSRTFAAFQQELVAVDGAEELLGKLVADGVDYCVASSGSHERIRVGHRKTGIDQWFEEEWIFSSEDVGRGKPAPDLFLHAAERMGVAPERCVVIEDSPLGVEAARAAGMDVYGFTSMMPADRLVGVTGYFSDMSQLPELLA, from the coding sequence ATGCGCTACGAACTGGTCATCTTCGACAACGATGGTGTGCTCGTCGACAGTGAGCCGATCGCCAACACCATCCTCTCCGGCTACCTGACCGAACTCGGCCACCCGACCTCGTACGAGGAATCGCTCCGCGACTACATGGGATCCGCTGTTCACCGCGTGCACGACCTCGTCGAGGAGAGAACCGGGAAGAAGTTGCCCGCGGACTTCGACACCACGCTCAACTCCCGTACGTTCGCGGCCTTCCAGCAGGAGCTGGTGGCCGTGGACGGGGCGGAGGAGCTGCTCGGGAAGCTCGTCGCCGACGGGGTGGACTACTGCGTCGCGTCCTCCGGGAGCCACGAGCGGATCCGGGTCGGGCACCGCAAGACCGGCATCGACCAGTGGTTCGAGGAGGAGTGGATCTTCAGCTCGGAGGACGTGGGGCGGGGGAAGCCGGCGCCGGATCTGTTCCTGCACGCCGCCGAGCGGATGGGGGTGGCGCCGGAGCGGTGCGTCGTCATCGAGGACAGCCCGCTCGGCGTCGAGGCGGCACGGGCCGCGGGGATGGACGTGTACGGGTTCACGTCGATGATGCCCGCGGACCGGCTCGTCGGAGTGACCGGGTACTTCTCCGACATGTCCCAACTCCCGGAACTGCTCGCCTGA